AGCATGTCCGCTAATTGTGCTGCCCACTGAAATTCACCATTTTCAACAGCATTTGTTGCTTCCTTCAGCAGCCTGTTATTTCCTCCGGCAAGATCCGCCATTTTTTGGGCAAAAGCACGGGAACTTAATTGTTCCAAATTAGAAGCATTGCCGTCAAACCATCCTAAATAACCGCTGTAAATCGCGCGAACGGATTGGGATATGCTGCCATACAGCTCACGCAGTTCTTCGTATGAAGCTAGAGATTCTGGCAAAGAAATTTCCTCCACTAATTCATCAACCGTTTTTCCTGCATTCATCCCGCGTACCGTGCTGTCATGAATATATTGAATCCCATCTCGGTAAATCGTTAATAATTCAGCGATTTTTTCTTTGCCATATACAGGTTCAGTATGACCAAGCACTAAGTATTCGGCTTGCAGCGCGCGCATTTTATCGAGAGAGTATACCCATTGCAGTACTGGCCGTGGGCTTGTTCCTCTGATCGTATACAGATTCGGAAAAGCTGGATAGTAGTTATCCGCACCAAGCAATACCTTTTCCTCTGGTAGCCAAATAAAGATTTGGTCTTCTGTTTCACCAGGAGCGGAAACTAGCTGTATAACAGTGGAGCCAAACTGCAATTTCACCGCATCTTCAAACACTGTGGTTGGCACCATTATTTTTTTTGTGCCGCTTAGTTTTAAAGCAGGTCCTAAACCACTGTATGGATAATGCTCCGGCTGAAGAAAAACGCCAAATTGTCTTGCCCCCCTTATTTCAAGTATACTATTTAACTGGTTATACTGTGTTTGAATAAAATCGAGCGTAAGCTTGTTGGCATAAATTTCTGTTTTATCGTCTGCAAAAACGGAAGCTCCGTTAATATGATCAGGATGACCATGTGTATAAATAACAGCTATGGTTGGCAATGGCGATATTTTATCAAACTCTTTTTTTACTTCAGCAGCCGTTTCTATTCCTTCGGTTGTATCAACAATAATATTTCCTGCATCTGTTACTATTAAAGTCGAATTCGCCAGTCCATATCCAACTGCGCAATAAATATTTTCAGTAACCTTTTCCACTCTTTTCGTAAACCGTTTTGTATGTTCCTGCAAATACATTAATGCTAGTTCTTTCTCATCCTTGCTTACACTATATTTCATCTTATTTCCTCCTATTTTAAATGAATTCCCATATTATGTTGACCTGGGATTATTTCTTTCTGAGCCGGCCTTGCAAACAATGCAAACAGGACTGCACTAATTATCAGCAGGATTGCCATCGCCTGTATATTTCCGTTAAATCCGGTAAGCGAATCACCAGATGCATCAATCACTTTGCCAAAAATTATTGGCGCAATAATACCTGAGGTTGTCGCTAATCCCATCATAATACCTGACATCAGCCCTTTTCTCTCAGGCATCAAGCTGTTTACAACTTGCGGACCGAGTGTGAAAATAAGCATAATCAGCCCGTTTTCTAAAATTAAAATAAGCGTCATAAGTGCTACAGACTCTGTTATGGTAAAAAAGAAAAATACTATCCCCGCTAACGCAGCACAAATGGATGTAAATAAAACACGGGACAGCCATATATTTTTGCTTCTTTTGAAGATAAAGTCAGAATAAGCGGAGAGTCCGACAGACAAAATTGCTCCTGTCGCACCAGCGGTCGCTTTCATATAGCCCATTACACTTGGTGAGATTCCCTTTACTTCGGTTATGTAAGTTGGACTAAAGACAAGACTGAAGGTGATAACACTATAACCAATAAAGGCAATC
This DNA window, taken from Niallia sp. Man26, encodes the following:
- a CDS encoding alkyl sulfatase dimerization domain-containing protein gives rise to the protein MKYSVSKDEKELALMYLQEHTKRFTKRVEKVTENIYCAVGYGLANSTLIVTDAGNIIVDTTEGIETAAEVKKEFDKISPLPTIAVIYTHGHPDHINGASVFADDKTEIYANKLTLDFIQTQYNQLNSILEIRGARQFGVFLQPEHYPYSGLGPALKLSGTKKIMVPTTVFEDAVKLQFGSTVIQLVSAPGETEDQIFIWLPEEKVLLGADNYYPAFPNLYTIRGTSPRPVLQWVYSLDKMRALQAEYLVLGHTEPVYGKEKIAELLTIYRDGIQYIHDSTVRGMNAGKTVDELVEEISLPESLASYEELRELYGSISQSVRAIYSGYLGWFDGNASNLEQLSSRAFAQKMADLAGGNNRLLKEATNAVENGEFQWAAQLADMLLSLLPENDQALQVKIRALTELGLRSYNSNNRSYYLSQAKELQNGVPFLNNRSNHSAYAYAEKMPIRAFFQQMTILLQPEKCEHRALSLSLTITDDQKQHILVIRNGIIDIQEGCLTNPDITVATSSSIWKEIILGILNPNDAANNAGFQLTGDAVSFSQFVGFFQK